The Triticum aestivum cultivar Chinese Spring chromosome 5A, IWGSC CS RefSeq v2.1, whole genome shotgun sequence genomic sequence GCTAAAGAATCGTCCTGTATACACTGCTTTAGGTCCTTTCTTAAGTTAGATTTTTTCCTCTGAAACTCTTGTGTGAACTTTGCAAGCCTCCTCTTCACAAGCTCTCCCAAGGACCTTGATGAAACGGACGGGGATATCCTAGCAGGATTTCCAACTCGGACAATGTTAAGCCCAGTACCTGACAATTTCTCCACCATGTTATCAACTGCTGCATTGCTTGGAGCTGTTACAAGAACACGTTCACCCTGTCGGACAGCACAGTCGATGAGATAACTAAGCAAACCAGTCTTGCCTGTACCAGGTGGCCCTTGGATAACTAGGACAGGCCTTTTCTTGTTCAACCCTAGTGCAATAGCCTGTGACTGCGAGGCATCGAAGTCATACTTATACTTCCCCAGTAAACCATTGTCCTGTATTGCTGATGCACCCCAATCAGTCAGGTTACTCTGCTCCAGCATCGTCATGTCTTCCTTGTCCCCAAACAGAGTGGCTACTACCCCAATACAAGCATTTGTTTTCTGCAAACCTTTCCTCTGCAGAAGTATCAGTGCTTCACAATTCCGCTGCCAAATCATAAGCATAGATGAATGAGCTAAAATTCCGGTTTTCAAGATCCTAGATGGAACAGAAGTGTTTGATGGCACAGGAAAAAAAAGGAATTGTACCaagtggtttgagtggatggaaaatTTCCTCCAAAATAAAGTGCAAACCAATCCTTACGAAATGTTCCTAAGGATTCCAATCCTATGAATTTAAACAGCATATGTAGGCAAAATTCCTAAGGATACAAAACCTCCAAAAATCCTATGAAATTCCTTTGAATCACAATAGTGATGCTGAAACAGCAACATAGTTTTACAGGGTTAAAATATAGAAATTAAAAGGACTTACATTGCCATCACATATACCCTTCCTACAAGGATTGACGTATAAGTTTTGCATACCAAAGAATAAAGTTTATGCCAATAAGGATTCATTTCCACTTATGCATTTTTATACTCCATGTTATGTTCAATATCATGAAATTTTATTTCAAAAGGGAAATCTTGTGCTAATAATAAAGTATCAAACGGATGGGGTGATGTGTGCCAGTTTACTGTTAAGTAAAAAATAGGTTGATACTTAGATTGATACTTCTCTGTGAAGGCACAAACATGGCAAACGTCCGAACATGTCTTCGAGGGATATCATCAAAGTATAAGTGACTCAGAGCTGCGTTAAGAAATTGCATGTGTATGATGTGCCACCAACATGAGGAAATGTAAATTATCTTGAAAACAGAATACTATCCGGTGCATGAGCAAAACTGCATTACCTCGTATGTAAGTCCATCAGCCAATGCTTGTATCCTGTCGATCCGCACACTTTTTCCAGAAAACTTGGAGAAGGTAGGATCACCAGGGCGGGATTTCAAAGAAACAGTAATACTACAGCCATCCTCACCAAGATTATGTATAAAGCCTTGCACGCAAGAAGTGCCAACCTCGCCCTGGCTATTGCATGTCCTCACACAAACCATGTCCCCAGGGGAAAGTGTTGATGGAGGCAGTTTATGGGTACCTTCCACTCTAAACAGAACCAAACGTAGGCCTCCCAAGCCTGCACGCAATAAGATATTTAGTTCGATGAGCAGGCCTTATCAATTGTTCATTTTTCACATCATGTAGCAACTTCAAGTATCAGAAACTTCAAGCTAGAAGAATATACATTATTTATCTTTACCTGCATGCTTAAATACATAAGGACCATCAAAAGCATATCTTAATACAGTCTTAACCAATTAGGGGAACACTCGTTGAGACAAACATCATGCCCCTAATGATGCATAATTGAAATTACTAACCCAACTAAGAACATAAAAAAGACATAAGCACACTAACCAGTTGAGGTACTGATAACATTCAAATTGCAAACAGTGTCACACTGCTCTTGTTCTGCCTGACCATGACTCACCAAATACTCGACTGGCTTGAGTGGCTGCTTTGCTGCACTATCCATTGTTGGGGTGGCATTCAACTCTTCCTGGGTGAATTCCAGCTCTGCATCGCGCTCGATGTTTAGAAGGTCTGACATTTTCTTGACAAAGTCTTCAATTTTGGTCTGCATCAGCCTTGTCTTGTCGAGGCTTATGCCAAGGAGATTGTGCATCGCAGGAGCTTTAGGTTTGCGGGCACCTTGTCGGTGCTGGGCAGACTTTGCTGATTTTTTCAGAAGCATCCAGGATTCTGTGGAGCGCCAATCAGAAATAAGGCCCTGGTTCTGGTGTTTCAACAAGACCTCCCGGAGTTCACGTTGGAAGTGGTCAAAGAGGGTGGGGTAGTGGGTGGAGGCTTTCAGGCAGAGAGCTTCATGTCCCTTGGGCATGGGAGTGGCAGCGAGGTAAGGCTGTGCCAGAATCATAAACTCCAGGGTGCCTTCAGATGACCCCCCATCCAATGAGAATGCTGCTCCATCATTCTGCACTTCCGTGGAAGCAAATGTGGAGGCCATTGAGCACATGCCCAGCTTTAGCCATTGCATCACACACCGGCCCAGCTCCTTCCGCCCAAGGGGGTCACCACTTTCATAGGCCTCAGCCATTCTGATGGACACTTCTTCTGCAGATGGTACACGTTCCTTTTCTTCTTTTGCTGTCTCCTTGCTCTTTCTCCTGcttctcctccttcccttgttTCTGTTTCCATTACTGCTGGTGCCATTAGGAGTTGTTGAATGAGAATCATCTGGTAATAGTACTTGTTCTGTAGGGCTTGCAGATGGGACCAATCGGAGATGACCTTGATGTAAAGAAGAGATAGGAGCAGAACTAGTGCTGGACAGGAAAGATGGCGATGAAAGTAGCTTCAGTTCACTCCTCCTTAGGTGTAGCACGGTAgcagaagaagaaaataagaaccTAAAAGACAGAATATGAAGAGACATGCTCAGCCCAGGAAAACCAGCAATGGAGGCAACACGAAAGAAGAAAAGAAATCACTGCCAGCAGAAGAACTGATTATGCAGATATTAACAAGCAATATGCGAGGTCAGGACTGCAGGTTGCTCACTGATATTTAGCCTGCTTCATGGCCATGCTAGTGACCTGCGAGTTGTGGTGAAGGTAGTGCTACGTGACCTTCAAGGCTTGAAGCCATACATAGATCAGACTATTACTCCAGATTTTAACCACTTCCGTGTCTATTCGCCCTGCTATGTTGCACATCTCTGATGTACACTTTGTTTCCAGCTACTCCTCAAATGCACATATTACTCCCATGGCCTCTGAAGCTCCAAAAAGTTCAGTTCTGATCCACCAACTTCCCCACTTTTCTTTTTTCAATTATCCACTCTACCCAATTGGAAAAACTAGCACCACATGTTAGAAGACCACATATATCCTTCTATACCTGCTGAATTTATAAATCACTTAGCATTCGATTTTTTCAGATACAAACTTGTCTTTCTGAATCTGAGCAGGTAACAAGTTCCTGCTACAGCCCTCTCACCATGGCATCAAGCAAAGTCTGCAGAATCTCAATACCGGGCAGGGGCAGCTTCATTTCCATGTCAAGTTTGTTCTTAGCTGCCTCTGCAGCTTGCTGGCCCATCCCCACCATGCAAAGAACCAGGACAGGACTCTGATATTTGCATGAAAATATTAGCAAAC encodes the following:
- the LOC123103323 gene encoding DNA-binding protein SMUBP-2 isoform X3 — its product is MAMKQAKYQFLFSSSATVLHLRRSELKLLSSPSFLSSTSSAPISSLHQGHLRLVPSASPTEQVLLPDDSHSTTPNGTSSNGNRNKGRRRSRRKSKETAKEEKERVPSAEEVSIRMAEAYESGDPLGRKELGRCVMQWLKLGMCSMASTFASTEVQNDGAAFSLDGGSSEGTLEFMILAQPYLAATPMPKGHEALCLKASTHYPTLFDHFQRELREVLLKHQNQGLISDWRSTESWMLLKKSAKSAQHRQGARKPKAPAMHNLLGISLDKTRLMQTKIEDFVKKMSDLLNIERDAELEFTQEELNATPTMDSAAKQPLKPVEYLVSHGQAEQEQCDTVCNLNVISTSTGLGGLRLVLFRVEGTHKLPPSTLSPGDMVCVRTCNSQGEVGTSCVQGFIHNLGEDGCSITVSLKSRPGDPTFSKFSGKSVRIDRIQALADGLTYERNCEALILLQRKGLQKTNACIGVVATLFGDKEDMTMLEQSNLTDWGASAIQDNGLLGKYKYDFDASQSQAIALGLNKKRPVLVIQGPPGTGKTGLLSYLIDCAVRQGERVLVTAPSNAAVDNMVEKLSGTGLNIVRVGNPARISPSVSSRSLGELVKRRLAKFTQEFQRKKSNLRKDLKQCIQDDSLAAGIRQLLKKLGKNFRKKENEIIKEVLSNADVVLSTNIGAADPLIKEIGFFDLVIIDEAGQAIEPSCWIPILRGKRCILAGDQHQLAPVILSREAMQGGLGMSLLERASSLHDELLTTKLTMQYRMHESIANWASNEMYFGLLKSSSSVASRLLFDYPSIQEGTT
- the LOC123103323 gene encoding DNA-binding protein SMUBP-2 isoform X1 translates to MAMKQAKYQFLFSSSATVLHLRRSELKLLSSPSFLSSTSSAPISSLHQGHLRLVPSASPTEQVLLPDDSHSTTPNGTSSNGNRNKGRRRSRRKSKETAKEEKERVPSAEEVSIRMAEAYESGDPLGRKELGRCVMQWLKLGMCSMASTFASTEVQNDGAAFSLDGGSSEGTLEFMILAQPYLAATPMPKGHEALCLKASTHYPTLFDHFQRELREVLLKHQNQGLISDWRSTESWMLLKKSAKSAQHRQGARKPKAPAMHNLLGISLDKTRLMQTKIEDFVKKMSDLLNIERDAELEFTQEELNATPTMDSAAKQPLKPVEYLVSHGQAEQEQCDTVCNLNVISTSTGLGGLRLVLFRVEGTHKLPPSTLSPGDMVCVRTCNSQGEVGTSCVQGFIHNLGEDGCSITVSLKSRPGDPTFSKFSGKSVRIDRIQALADGLTYERNCEALILLQRKGLQKTNACIGVVATLFGDKEDMTMLEQSNLTDWGASAIQDNGLLGKYKYDFDASQSQAIALGLNKKRPVLVIQGPPGTGKTGLLSYLIDCAVRQGERVLVTAPSNAAVDNMVEKLSGTGLNIVRVGNPARISPSVSSRSLGELVKRRLAKFTQEFQRKKSNLRKDLKQCIQDDSLAAGIRQLLKKLGKNFRKKENEIIKEVLSNADVVLSTNIGAADPLIKEIGFFDLVIIDEAGQAIEPSCWIPILRGKRCILAGDQHQLAPVILSREAMQGGLGMSLLERASSLHDELLTTKLTMQYRMHESIANWASNEMYFGLLKSSSSVASRLLFDYPSIQETWITRCALLLLDTRMPYGSLNIDCEEHLDLAGTGSFYNSGEADIVAQHVINLVLCGVSPTSIAVQSPYIAQVQLLRDRLEEYPEALGVEVSTIDSFQGREADAVVISMVRSNSLGAVGFLGDNRRMNVAITRARRHVALVCDSSTICNNEFLARLLRHIRQHGQVRHVEPGSYGGDYGLGFSPPALPSIN
- the LOC123103323 gene encoding DNA polymerase alpha-associated DNA helicase A isoform X2, which codes for MAMKQAKYQFLFSSSATVLHLRRSELKLLSSPSFLSSTSSAPISSLHQGHLRLVPSASPTEQVLLPDDSHSTTPNGTSSNGNRNKGRRRSRRKSKETAKEEKERVPSAEEVSIRMAEAYESGDPLGRKELGRCVMQWLKLGMCSMASTFASTEVQNDGAAFSLDGGSSEGTLEFMILAQPYLAATPMPKGHEALCLKASTHYPTLFDHFQRELREVLLKHQNQGLISDWRSTESWMLLKKSAKSAQHRQGARKPKAPAMHNLLGISLDKTRLMQTKIEDFVKKMSDLLNIERDAELEFTQEELNATPTMDSAAKQPLKPVEYLVSHGQAEQEQCDTVCNLNVISTSTGLGGLRLVLFRVEGTHKLPPSTLSPGDMVCVRTCNSQGEVGTSCVQGFIHNLGEDGCSITVSLKSRPGDPTFSKFSGKSVRIDRIQALADGLTYERNCEALILLQRKGLQKTNACIGVVATLFGDKEDMTMLEQSNLTDWGASAIQDNGLLGKYKYDFDASQSQAIALGLNKKRPVLVIQGPPGTGKTGLLSYLIDCAVRQGERVLVTAPSNAAVDNMVEKLSGTGLNIVRVGNPARISPSVSSRSLGELVKRRLAKFTQEFQRKKSNLRKDLKQCIQDDSLAAGIRQLLKKLGKNFRKKENEIIKEETWITRCALLLLDTRMPYGSLNIDCEEHLDLAGTGSFYNSGEADIVAQHVINLVLCGVSPTSIAVQSPYIAQVQLLRDRLEEYPEALGVEVSTIDSFQGREADAVVISMVRSNSLGAVGFLGDNRRMNVAITRARRHVALVCDSSTICNNEFLARLLRHIRQHGQVRHVEPGSYGGDYGLGFSPPALPSIN